The genome window AGAAATTCAATACATTATCATCAACCACGTAGAGCCCGACCATGCAGGTGCGCTACCTGCCCTGGCAGCTCAAGCACCGAATGCTCAAATTGTAACTACTGCCCTGGGTGCAGAATTACTAAAGGATATGTTTAAACTTCATCATAGAGAGTATCTAATTATTAAAGAGGGAGACACCTTAGATATTGGAGGTAAAACATTAAAATTCTTTGAAACGCCATATCTTCATACCGAAGAAACCATGGTTACCTATTGCATTGAAGATAAAATCTTATATCCCTGTGACCAATTTAGCACTCACATTGCCACAAAGGAGCTTTTCAATGATTTAGCTAAGGAAGAATATGAAGAAGATTATAAAGTGTATTATCAGCTAATTATGCATCCTCATCGTTCCTATGTAAGGGATATGTTAAAAAAAATTAAAGATTTGCCAGTGAAGATGATCGCACCTTCCCACGGCTATATTTTGCGGGAAAATGCCCAGAAATATATTCAGTTATATGATGAGTACAGCAATATAGATGGAAATGCAAAGGACAAAAAGGTGGTTATTGCCTATAGCACTATGACCGGAAACACCACAAAAATTGTACAAAGAATAGTGAAGGGATTAGAAGAAATGGAGATTAACCCCCTTGTATTTAATCTAAAAAATGCCCAATTAGAGGATGTCAAATCTGCCATCCAAGATTGCGATGGTTTGTTAGTAGGCAGCTCCACAAAATATGCAGACATGGTAGGTAATGTAGAGGAATTATTGACCCATTTAGCCGATGAAGAAGGACAAGAGAAACTAGCAGCTGCCTTTGGTTCCTATGGATGGAGTGGCGAAGGGATTGTCCATGTAGAAGAGCATTTAGAAAAATTAGGATTTACAACAATTAACCAGAATTACTTAATAAAAACAACAGGAATGGAGAAGCCTATCTTCCCTCTAAGAATACAATTTAGTAGAGAAGAGGAAATGGAGAGAGCTCAGGAAGCTGGGCGAATCTTTGGAGAACTCCTTGCAAAATAACACAATGACTAGATAAAGGACGATTAGGGAGTTTCCATTGGAAACTCTTTAATCTTATATGGAAAGAAGATTAAAGAAAGGCAAAGCTTAGTATAAGCCAAGATACTTTGGGAAAAATCCAATTGAGGATAAATTTTCT of Irregularibacter muris contains these proteins:
- a CDS encoding FprA family A-type flavoprotein, which encodes MKAIEIAPQSYWIGKIDDRKVPFHRLTLEKGTTYNSYLLKTEKPTIIDTVDILFGKEFVDNLKEIIDPSEIQYIIINHVEPDHAGALPALAAQAPNAQIVTTALGAELLKDMFKLHHREYLIIKEGDTLDIGGKTLKFFETPYLHTEETMVTYCIEDKILYPCDQFSTHIATKELFNDLAKEEYEEDYKVYYQLIMHPHRSYVRDMLKKIKDLPVKMIAPSHGYILRENAQKYIQLYDEYSNIDGNAKDKKVVIAYSTMTGNTTKIVQRIVKGLEEMEINPLVFNLKNAQLEDVKSAIQDCDGLLVGSSTKYADMVGNVEELLTHLADEEGQEKLAAAFGSYGWSGEGIVHVEEHLEKLGFTTINQNYLIKTTGMEKPIFPLRIQFSREEEMERAQEAGRIFGELLAK